From one Phocaeicola salanitronis DSM 18170 genomic stretch:
- a CDS encoding ABC transporter permease, whose amino-acid sequence MKQFLSFVRKEFRQIFRDRRTLLILLIMPLMLVLLLGYAIKTELNDARVAVFDPSKDVETRRIIERLQASEYFTVVRELDSPAGINEVFRDGTAGLVVVFSEEFASGLPRGEAGIQLIADGTDPNQASLLTNYAQGVLAAYQAERMEQYRVPMRIETVSRMLYNPQGESAYNFVPGVMGIVLMLICALMTSVSIVRERETGTMEILLASPMKPLHIILSKMTPYFTLSVTNVVTILLLAVFVMGVPIRGSLGWLALVSVIFIIVALSLGLLISTLVDSQVAALLSSGIGLMMPTLVFSGLIFPLESMPLALRWIADIIPARWYISAMRKIMIQGVDVSCFATELGVLALMAAVLVAVSWKKFKVRLE is encoded by the coding sequence ATGAAACAATTCCTTTCATTTGTCCGAAAAGAGTTCCGCCAGATATTCCGCGACCGGCGGACACTGCTTATCCTGCTCATCATGCCGCTGATGCTGGTCTTGCTGTTGGGATATGCCATCAAGACGGAACTGAACGATGCGCGGGTGGCGGTGTTCGACCCCTCTAAAGACGTGGAGACCCGGCGCATCATCGAGCGCCTGCAGGCGAGCGAGTATTTTACCGTGGTCCGCGAGCTTGATTCGCCCGCCGGGATAAACGAAGTGTTCCGCGACGGAACCGCCGGCTTGGTGGTGGTCTTCAGCGAGGAGTTCGCTTCGGGGCTTCCCCGTGGCGAAGCGGGTATCCAGCTGATAGCCGACGGAACCGACCCCAACCAGGCATCCCTCCTGACGAACTATGCGCAGGGCGTGCTTGCCGCTTACCAGGCGGAACGGATGGAACAATACCGTGTCCCGATGCGGATAGAAACCGTCTCGCGGATGCTTTACAATCCGCAGGGCGAGAGCGCTTACAACTTTGTGCCCGGCGTGATGGGCATCGTGCTGATGCTTATCTGCGCCCTGATGACCAGCGTTTCCATCGTACGCGAGCGCGAGACGGGTACCATGGAAATCCTGCTCGCTTCGCCGATGAAGCCCCTTCATATCATCCTCTCGAAGATGACGCCCTATTTCACCCTGTCGGTGACCAACGTCGTGACGATTCTCCTCTTGGCGGTGTTTGTGATGGGCGTGCCCATCCGTGGAAGCCTGGGCTGGCTGGCACTGGTATCCGTAATCTTCATCATTGTGGCGCTCTCGTTGGGGCTGCTCATCTCTACGCTGGTCGATTCGCAGGTAGCGGCGCTCTTGTCTTCGGGCATTGGGCTGATGATGCCCACGCTGGTCTTTTCGGGCTTGATATTCCCGTTAGAGAGCATGCCCCTTGCCCTGCGCTGGATAGCCGACATCATCCCTGCCCGTTGGTATATCTCGGCGATGCGCAAGATTATGATTCAGGGTGTGGACGTGTCGTGCTTCGCCACCGAGCTGGGCGTGCTCGCCCTGATGGCGGCGGTGCTGGTCGCCGTATCGTGGAAGAAATTCAAGGTGCGGCTTGAATAA